The DNA window AGCGCCGGGCGGACGTCGGTCCAGAAGGCGTCCATGAGGATCGCGTTGGCCTCGAGCACGTCGTGGCGGTCCTGGGCGTCGGCGAGGGCCGCGCGGTCCACCAGCAGCGCCTTGGCGAGGGTCTCCTGCACGTTGAGCACGGAGCGGATCTGCCCCTGGATCTTGGACTCCAGGTTGTGGCACTGGTCGAGCATGAAGTTCACGCCGGAGGCAGGGCGGTGCGCATCCTGCTGGACGATCTCGAACAGGATCCGGAACAGCTGGAACGGATCCGCGGCGCCGACGATCAGGTCGTCGTCCGCGTAGTTGCGGGAGTTGAAGTCGAAGGCGCCCAGACGGTTCTGGCGCAGCAGCTGCGCCACGATGAACTCGATGTTGGTGCCGGGGGCGTGGTGGCCGGTGTCGAGCACCACCTGCGCCCGCTCGCCGAGGGCCAGGCAGTGCAGAAGGCTCGTGCCCCAGTCGGGGACGTCCGTGTGGTAGAACGCCGGCTCGAAGAACTTGTACTCGAGCACGATCCGCTCGCCCTCGCCGACGCCCGCGTAGATCTCGGCGAGCGAGTCGGCCAGGTGGTCCTGCCGGGCGCGGATCGAGTCCTGGCCGGCGTAGTTCGTGCCGTCCGCCAGCCAGATCTTCAGCTCGTGGGAGCCCGTGGCCCGCATGACCTCCAGGCACTCCAGGTGGTGGTCGATCGCCCGGCGGCGCACCGAGGCGTCGCGATGGGTGAGCGAGCCGAACTTGTACTCGTCGTCCTGGAAGGTGTTGGAGTTGATCATGCCGATCGAGACGCCCTGCTCGCCGGCGAAGTCCCGCAGCGCGGAGAAGTCCTCGACCCGATCCCAGGGGTAGTGCAGCGAGACCCGTGGCGCGGAGCCGGTGAAGGCATGCGTCTGCGCGGCGTCGGCGATCTTCTCGAAGGGGTCGCGCGGGGTGCCGGGCGTGCCGAACACCTTGAAGCGGGTGCCCGAGTTGCCGTAGCCCCAGCTGGGGACCTCGATCGAGAACTCGGCGAGGTCGCGGGCGACCTCGGTGGGCAGGGTGGTGGGAGTGGTCATGAGGACTCCTTCGGTGGTCGCGGAGGCGCGGAGGCTGCACGATGAGGGCTGACGTGGCGGCGGCGCCTGCGGAAAGGCCCGCGAGATTGTTGAAACGACTCAAACAAGGGTAGCACGAGAGGGTTCGGATCCGGTGGGGAGCGGGGCGGGGGCGGTTCTCAGAGCATGCGCAGGCGGAGCGCGTCGTAGGTTGCCTGGACGGCGACGTCCGGGACGTCCTCATTGATGGTCATGGTGATCGTGTTCTCCCCGGCCCGCAGGTCCTTGCCGGGCAGTCGGAAGGACCTGCGATAGTTCCGTGCTCGATTCGCGCTGCGATAGATCGCCCCGCGGGCGTCGTCGCCGAGGAACTCCCAGACCTGCGGTGCACCGTCGTTGCAGCGCACCGTCAAGGTGCTGGGGAGGTCCGGATTCGGCACGGCGGAATCCAGTGACCAGCCCGCCAGGGCGATCGTCAGCTCCGCCGTCCGGTCCCGAGCCGGTGCGCTACGGAGATCGAAGATGATCCGCCATGGCGCGGCGGGTTCGCCGTCGACCAGCTGGGGCTGCGTGAAGTACCAGTCCGGGTGCTCGGCCCCGATCACGTGCTCGACCCCGTCGGGGAACAGCTCCGAGTACTCGGAGAGGCTGTCATAACGCCGTGCTCGTGCGCCGCCGGGGAACTCCACGGAGGTGCCGTCCGGGGAACCGATCTGCCAGAGCTGCTCAGGGGGCCGGGTCCCTTCGCCCTGTGAGCTCACGTCCGACGCT is part of the Brachybacterium ginsengisoli genome and encodes:
- the rhaI gene encoding L-rhamnose isomerase gives rise to the protein MTTPTTLPTEVARDLAEFSIEVPSWGYGNSGTRFKVFGTPGTPRDPFEKIADAAQTHAFTGSAPRVSLHYPWDRVEDFSALRDFAGEQGVSIGMINSNTFQDDEYKFGSLTHRDASVRRRAIDHHLECLEVMRATGSHELKIWLADGTNYAGQDSIRARQDHLADSLAEIYAGVGEGERIVLEYKFFEPAFYHTDVPDWGTSLLHCLALGERAQVVLDTGHHAPGTNIEFIVAQLLRQNRLGAFDFNSRNYADDDLIVGAADPFQLFRILFEIVQQDAHRPASGVNFMLDQCHNLESKIQGQIRSVLNVQETLAKALLVDRAALADAQDRHDVLEANAILMDAFWTDVRPALAAFREEQGLPAEPFEAFRASGYEEKVAAERVGGNQMGWGA